In Bacillus cereus ATCC 14579, a single window of DNA contains:
- a CDS encoding substrate-binding domain-containing protein — MDHHSYTTEEVAKRLKVSKLTVYDLIKKGELPSYRVGRQMRIDAADLDQYIKQMKTGKVQVNPVKNDGSSILNTCIISGQELTLDMLAKRIENRLPSSNVLRAYQGSLTSLVKMYQGEGSIVSLHLFDGETGTYNIPYVKRILVGQPCLMINLLSRNVGFYVQKGNPKKIKTWADISGSTIKFVNREKGSGIRVLVDEQLRILKLNKADISGYEWEESNHLGVATQVANGKADVGVGSEKFSQIVNVDFIPIMKEQYDLVILKNKENEELIEVVKDILQSEEFHNELNAIGGYDITKTGQIVYEIK, encoded by the coding sequence ATGGATCATCATTCCTACACAACGGAAGAAGTAGCAAAGCGATTAAAAGTATCAAAATTAACTGTATACGACTTAATTAAAAAAGGAGAACTTCCTTCTTATAGAGTTGGTAGACAGATGCGCATTGATGCAGCAGATTTAGATCAATATATAAAGCAAATGAAAACAGGGAAAGTACAAGTTAATCCTGTGAAAAACGATGGTAGTAGTATCTTGAACACGTGTATTATTAGTGGTCAAGAACTAACGTTAGATATGTTAGCTAAACGTATAGAAAATCGTTTGCCAAGTTCTAATGTTTTAAGAGCGTATCAAGGTAGCTTAACGAGTTTAGTGAAAATGTATCAAGGAGAAGGAAGTATCGTTAGTTTGCATTTGTTTGATGGTGAAACGGGTACATATAATATTCCTTACGTAAAACGTATTTTAGTAGGACAGCCATGTCTTATGATTAATTTATTGTCCAGAAATGTAGGGTTTTATGTTCAAAAAGGAAATCCGAAGAAAATAAAGACATGGGCTGACATATCCGGGTCCACTATAAAGTTTGTGAATCGAGAAAAGGGTTCTGGTATTAGAGTGTTAGTGGATGAACAATTACGAATCCTAAAATTAAATAAAGCTGATATTAGTGGATATGAATGGGAAGAATCGAATCATCTTGGTGTTGCCACGCAAGTTGCAAATGGAAAAGCTGATGTAGGAGTAGGTTCAGAAAAGTTTTCGCAAATTGTAAATGTGGACTTTATTCCAATCATGAAAGAACAGTATGATTTAGTAATTTTGAAGAATAAAGAAAATGAAGAGCTGATTGAAGTTGTGAAAGACATTCTGCAATCGGAAGAATTTCATAATGAATTAAATGCGATTGGCGGATATGATATTACGAAAACAGGTCAAATTGTATATGAAATAAAGTGA
- a CDS encoding DUF3948 family protein: protein MNNITFNKSDFIGLASGATLLTAFIYTLAQGLI, encoded by the coding sequence ATGAACAACATTACTTTCAACAAATCAGACTTTATCGGACTTGCAAGTGGAGCTACTCTTCTTACGGCTTTCATTTATACACTTGCTCAAGGTCTTATTTAA
- a CDS encoding LysR family transcriptional regulator, giving the protein MELRDLQIFKSVADQGSVSSAAKELNYVQSNVTARIKQLENELKTPLFYRHKRGMTLTAEGRKMLVYVSKILQDVDELKQVFLDSETPSGILKIGTVETVSTLPTILSSYYKSYPNVDLSLQAGLTEELIREVLDHQLDGAFISGPIKHPLIEQYDVSTEKLMLITQNKAFHIEEFTTTPLLVFNQGCGYRSKLERWLKDEGLLPKRIMEFNILETILNSVALGLGITLVPQSAVHHLSKAGKVHCHAIPEKYGSISTVFIRRKDSYMTNSMRSFLKTIEDHHHINML; this is encoded by the coding sequence ATGGAATTAAGAGACTTACAAATCTTTAAAAGCGTTGCCGATCAGGGTAGTGTAAGTAGCGCAGCAAAGGAATTAAATTATGTACAATCAAATGTAACTGCACGTATTAAACAACTAGAAAACGAATTAAAAACCCCACTCTTTTACCGCCATAAACGAGGAATGACTTTAACAGCTGAAGGAAGAAAAATGCTCGTTTATGTTAGTAAAATTTTGCAAGATGTCGACGAACTAAAACAAGTATTTTTAGATAGCGAAACACCTTCTGGTATATTAAAAATCGGTACAGTCGAAACAGTAAGTACACTGCCTACCATTTTATCTTCTTACTATAAAAGCTATCCGAATGTCGATTTATCATTACAAGCGGGTCTAACAGAAGAATTAATTAGAGAAGTACTTGATCATCAATTAGATGGCGCCTTTATATCAGGTCCTATTAAACATCCACTAATCGAACAATACGATGTTAGTACAGAGAAATTAATGCTTATAACACAAAATAAAGCCTTTCATATAGAAGAATTTACAACAACGCCTCTACTCGTTTTTAACCAAGGATGTGGATACCGCTCCAAACTAGAACGTTGGCTTAAAGACGAAGGTTTGCTACCAAAAAGAATTATGGAATTCAATATATTAGAGACAATATTAAACAGTGTTGCACTCGGTCTCGGAATTACACTCGTACCACAGTCTGCTGTCCATCATCTTTCTAAAGCAGGTAAGGTACATTGTCATGCAATTCCTGAAAAATACGGCAGTATTTCAACGGTTTTCATACGCCGTAAAGATAGCTATATGACGAATTCAATGCGTAGTTTTTTAAAAACTATTGAAGACCATCATCATATCAATATGCTGTGA
- a CDS encoding DMT family transporter: MRRGQMIIGALACLIASMSWGAMFPVADHALEYIDPFYFSLIRYGAVAIMLIVLLLVKEGKQAFCLEGRGKLLVFFGTMAFTVYNVLIFLGQMLMGKSGVMVASIMEALMPMISICILWGYKHIKPKKYMITSMVIAFVGAVFVITKGDMSFFVTLKDNMFPLAFIFIGVVGWVIYTMGGQTCSDWSTLRYSTLTCVFGTTVTGIITVIITSLGYISVPSMGTISIVKYDLLFMMTLPGIVALLAWNYGVKILSSINGILFINFVPITTLAIMMMQGYQITMFDIIGTVLVIAALIRNNVCQRKEENINKRVLQEEQLRQAV, encoded by the coding sequence GTGAGAAGAGGTCAAATGATAATAGGGGCTTTGGCGTGTTTAATTGCGAGTATGTCATGGGGAGCGATGTTTCCAGTTGCTGATCATGCGCTAGAATACATAGATCCATTTTATTTTTCGCTTATTCGCTATGGAGCAGTGGCGATAATGCTGATTGTATTGTTGTTAGTGAAAGAAGGAAAACAGGCATTTTGTTTAGAGGGAAGAGGAAAGTTACTCGTCTTTTTTGGAACGATGGCATTTACAGTATATAATGTCCTCATATTTTTAGGGCAAATGTTAATGGGTAAGTCGGGTGTAATGGTAGCTTCCATTATGGAAGCACTTATGCCGATGATTTCTATTTGTATTTTATGGGGATATAAGCATATAAAACCGAAGAAGTATATGATAACGAGTATGGTTATTGCTTTTGTAGGAGCTGTGTTTGTTATTACAAAAGGTGACATGAGTTTCTTTGTAACATTGAAAGATAATATGTTCCCATTAGCATTTATATTTATTGGTGTTGTAGGGTGGGTTATTTATACGATGGGTGGTCAAACTTGTAGTGATTGGTCAACATTACGTTATTCTACGTTGACGTGTGTATTCGGTACGACTGTTACAGGAATTATAACGGTAATTATTACGTCGCTTGGATATATTTCAGTTCCGAGTATGGGAACGATTTCTATTGTGAAATATGATTTGTTATTCATGATGACATTGCCAGGTATTGTAGCGCTACTTGCTTGGAACTATGGTGTGAAAATTTTATCATCCATTAATGGGATTTTATTTATTAATTTTGTACCAATTACGACTTTAGCTATTATGATGATGCAAGGGTATCAAATCACAATGTTTGATATTATAGGGACTGTACTTGTTATTGCAGCGCTTATTCGCAATAACGTTTGCCAGAGAAAAGAAGAAAATATAAATAAGAGAGTTTTACAAGAAGAACAATTACGTCAAGCTGTTTAA
- a CDS encoding YrzO family protein, translated as MLESLLFFFAVGVACELAAINRNGRKKIKQQAELIQLLKELKERKN; from the coding sequence ATGTTAGAAAGTTTATTGTTTTTCTTCGCCGTCGGAGTTGCCTGTGAGCTTGCAGCAATTAATCGAAATGGTCGTAAAAAGATAAAACAACAAGCTGAGCTGATACAGCTTTTAAAAGAATTGAAAGAAAGAAAAAATTAA
- a CDS encoding DUF3948 family protein, which translates to MNNITFNKLDFLGLASGSLLLTAFIYAATLV; encoded by the coding sequence ATGAATAACATTACTTTTAACAAATTAGATTTTTTAGGATTAGCTAGCGGCTCTCTTCTTCTTACTGCTTTCATTTACGCTGCTACGCTTGTATAA
- a CDS encoding lysophospholipid acyltransferase family protein → MYKPITFLLKYIFKTAGKVEVQGREKLPEGGPYVVACTHTSFMDVLMLATGMYPTQIHYMAKKELFEGKFKNWFFKNVNAFPVDRANPGPSTLKIPSRLLKEGKVVGIFPSGTRSAEDVSLKAGAVTIAMRSNVPLVPAAYVGPSSVKELIKGKKAQLIFGDPIQIEAGEQIDRKTAMKMMTDQLNEKFEELKEALQSNQK, encoded by the coding sequence ATGTATAAACCAATTACATTTTTGTTGAAATATATATTTAAAACAGCTGGGAAAGTAGAAGTACAAGGAAGAGAAAAGCTACCAGAAGGTGGACCCTATGTTGTTGCATGTACACATACAAGTTTTATGGATGTATTAATGTTAGCTACAGGGATGTATCCAACTCAAATTCATTACATGGCCAAAAAAGAATTATTTGAAGGGAAATTCAAAAATTGGTTCTTTAAAAATGTAAATGCATTCCCTGTAGATCGTGCGAATCCAGGACCAAGTACACTTAAAATTCCATCACGTTTATTAAAAGAAGGAAAGGTAGTAGGGATTTTTCCGAGTGGAACAAGATCAGCGGAAGATGTTTCATTAAAAGCGGGTGCTGTGACAATTGCGATGCGTTCCAATGTTCCGTTAGTACCAGCAGCTTATGTTGGTCCATCAAGTGTAAAAGAATTAATAAAGGGGAAAAAGGCACAATTGATTTTTGGAGATCCAATTCAAATTGAGGCTGGAGAACAAATAGATCGAAAAACCGCTATGAAAATGATGACGGATCAATTAAATGAGAAGTTTGAGGAGTTAAAAGAAGCTTTGCAATCAAATCAAAAATAA
- a CDS encoding DUF3948 family protein, which translates to MNNITFNKLDFLGLASGSILLTAFIYAATLV; encoded by the coding sequence ATGAATAACATCACTTTTAACAAATTAGATTTTTTAGGACTAGCTAGTGGCTCGATTCTTCTTACTGCTTTTATTTACGCCGCTACGCTTGTATAA
- a CDS encoding LacI family DNA-binding transcriptional regulator → MANIKDIAKMAGVSVTTVSRVLNDHPYVSEEKRKAVIEIVEKLNYSQNANAVHLSKGKTNIVGVILPYINHPCFDAMVSGMMETALAHNYRVLLCQTNYNKKEEMKSLHMLKTKQLDGLIICSRANDWETIEPYASYGAIIACEDNDISNISSVYTNHSAAFQLGMDYLIEKGYKKIGYCTGRKLGPSSQKRFDVYKQQLQSIDEEVNEEWIFTECFTLEDGVKVAHKLKEMQDLPEALIVAGDEVAIGVMTEVEKLGIQVPEDLAIIGFDNQPISQVLQLTTIDQNLKEIGKTAFEMLHRKVNDESSEQEKLEIPYELVERSTV, encoded by the coding sequence ATGGCTAATATTAAAGATATTGCAAAGATGGCGGGAGTTTCAGTTACGACTGTTTCGAGAGTGTTGAATGATCACCCATATGTAAGTGAAGAAAAAAGAAAAGCGGTTATAGAGATAGTTGAGAAATTGAATTACTCGCAAAACGCAAATGCTGTTCATTTATCAAAAGGAAAAACGAATATTGTTGGTGTGATTTTACCGTATATTAATCATCCGTGTTTTGATGCGATGGTGAGCGGAATGATGGAGACTGCGTTAGCGCATAATTACAGGGTGCTACTTTGCCAAACGAATTATAATAAAAAAGAAGAAATGAAAAGTTTACATATGTTAAAAACAAAACAATTGGATGGTCTTATTATTTGTTCACGTGCAAATGATTGGGAAACGATAGAACCGTATGCTTCTTACGGCGCAATAATTGCTTGTGAAGACAATGATATTTCAAACATCTCAAGTGTATATACGAATCATTCAGCGGCCTTTCAATTAGGAATGGATTATTTGATTGAGAAAGGTTATAAAAAAATTGGTTATTGTACGGGAAGAAAATTAGGGCCGAGTAGTCAAAAGCGTTTTGATGTTTATAAACAGCAATTGCAATCTATAGACGAAGAGGTTAATGAAGAATGGATTTTTACAGAATGTTTTACACTAGAAGATGGTGTAAAAGTGGCTCATAAGTTAAAAGAGATGCAGGATCTTCCTGAAGCATTAATAGTAGCAGGTGATGAAGTTGCGATTGGGGTTATGACAGAGGTTGAAAAATTAGGGATTCAAGTTCCTGAGGATTTAGCGATTATTGGCTTTGATAATCAACCTATCTCGCAAGTGTTACAATTGACAACTATTGATCAAAATTTAAAGGAGATAGGGAAAACTGCTTTTGAAATGTTGCATAGAAAAGTGAATGACGAGAGTTCTGAACAAGAAAAGCTGGAAATTCCATACGAACTTGTGGAACGCTCTACAGTTTAA
- a CDS encoding PH domain-containing protein — protein sequence MNELLSSMKKYVDDDEKILAFVVGIFEKDNFILSYQHGVFVATTRRLLFYGKFPYYSSTFKEYSYLYIDSIDFHPYFEFTCSHETIRAKYIQKGNVERFVRAVRANMNN from the coding sequence ATGAATGAACTTTTATCGAGTATGAAAAAGTATGTAGATGATGATGAAAAGATTCTGGCTTTTGTGGTAGGGATATTTGAGAAGGATAATTTTATATTATCGTATCAACATGGGGTTTTTGTTGCCACTACTAGACGTCTCCTTTTTTACGGGAAATTTCCGTACTATTCTTCAACATTTAAAGAGTATTCATATTTGTATATAGATAGCATAGATTTTCATCCGTATTTTGAATTTACTTGTAGTCATGAAACCATTCGCGCTAAGTATATTCAGAAAGGGAATGTGGAGCGATTTGTCCGTGCAGTTAGAGCAAATATGAATAATTAA
- a CDS encoding YitT family protein, whose amino-acid sequence MVNQRIKEITLITIGSLLFAIGINYFAIPNRLSEGGIIGLTVVTYYLFDWSPGIVNFAINAILLAVGYKFFDKKTMIYTILGIVETSLFLYVTEHIEYHVNSDTLLAALFAGLFVGIGLGCMFKAGGTSGGSAILAQLANQYLGWSVGKGVLIIDIVVIAGSVFIIGQEKAMYTLVAVFIGAKVIDFIVEGMDTKTAVTIISNQPDLIREAITKNMTRGVTVLEGRGGYTGKNKEVLYVVINKQELVKLKQVISRVDEDAFVVIHDVRDVLGGGFKAS is encoded by the coding sequence ATGGTTAATCAACGTATAAAGGAAATAACACTAATTACAATTGGTTCATTATTATTCGCAATTGGTATTAATTACTTTGCAATTCCAAACCGTTTATCGGAAGGTGGAATTATTGGTTTAACGGTTGTTACGTACTACTTATTTGATTGGTCACCAGGAATTGTGAACTTTGCTATAAATGCAATTTTACTAGCTGTTGGTTATAAATTTTTTGATAAGAAAACAATGATTTATACAATTTTAGGGATTGTAGAAACATCTTTGTTTTTATACGTTACAGAACATATTGAGTATCATGTAAATAGTGATACATTATTAGCAGCTTTATTTGCTGGTTTATTTGTGGGAATTGGATTAGGTTGTATGTTCAAAGCCGGAGGTACATCGGGAGGATCAGCAATCTTAGCTCAGTTAGCAAATCAATATTTAGGTTGGAGTGTAGGTAAAGGCGTACTAATTATTGATATTGTTGTAATTGCTGGTTCTGTATTTATAATAGGGCAAGAAAAGGCGATGTATACACTTGTGGCTGTGTTCATTGGAGCGAAGGTGATTGATTTCATTGTAGAAGGAATGGACACAAAAACGGCTGTTACGATTATTTCGAATCAACCAGATTTAATTCGTGAAGCTATTACGAAAAATATGACACGCGGTGTTACTGTATTAGAAGGGCGCGGCGGATATACTGGTAAAAATAAAGAAGTTTTATATGTTGTTATTAATAAACAAGAGCTTGTTAAGTTAAAACAAGTTATTAGCCGGGTAGATGAAGATGCTTTCGTTGTTATACATGATGTACGTGATGTACTTGGCGGTGGCTTTAAAGCAAGCTAA
- a CDS encoding YxeA family protein, translated as MKKKMITTIIAMIVIVVMLLPTKLGPVIDKYNPFYKTKEYYTVVNTIGQHIGDEWYEYEFIAFDERGREQKIKKTVKHMLKRDEALKVFAKGRYGESIEEIEVANIPINAKSKLLTMR; from the coding sequence ATGAAGAAAAAAATGATCACTACTATAATAGCGATGATAGTGATAGTAGTAATGTTACTGCCTACGAAACTTGGACCAGTTATCGATAAATATAATCCATTTTATAAGACGAAAGAATACTATACGGTTGTGAATACAATTGGTCAGCATATTGGTGATGAGTGGTATGAATATGAATTTATTGCATTCGATGAACGTGGTAGAGAGCAGAAAATAAAGAAAACGGTTAAGCATATGTTAAAGAGAGATGAAGCATTAAAGGTTTTTGCAAAAGGACGTTACGGTGAATCGATTGAAGAGATTGAGGTTGCAAATATTCCTATAAATGCGAAGAGCAAACTTTTAACGATGAGATAG
- a CDS encoding TatD family hydrolase, whose protein sequence is MKWIDSHIHVDQYKDEEKSRLLKEVENSKEIKGLIAVSMNYQSCKETLSLAKKYPFIYPAIGFHPEQQIHKEECEQIYQLIEQNAEEIVAIGEVGLPYYLRKEDERIAADPYIAVLKKFIELASKYNLPIVLHAVYEDADIVCDLLEKYKVSRAHFHWFKGSDETMKRMMRNGYYISITPDVLHKEKIRKIVSYYPLEYMMVETDGPWEFQEDVITHPRMIREVLKEISSIKNISIDKVAETIYENTSRFYLKG, encoded by the coding sequence ATGAAATGGATTGATAGTCATATACATGTTGATCAATATAAGGATGAAGAGAAGAGCAGATTGCTAAAAGAGGTGGAAAATAGTAAGGAAATAAAGGGGCTTATTGCGGTATCTATGAATTATCAATCTTGTAAGGAAACGTTATCTTTAGCGAAGAAGTATCCCTTTATATATCCAGCGATAGGGTTTCATCCAGAGCAACAGATTCATAAAGAAGAGTGTGAACAGATTTATCAACTTATTGAACAGAACGCAGAGGAAATTGTTGCGATTGGTGAAGTAGGTTTGCCCTATTATTTGAGAAAAGAAGATGAAAGAATTGCTGCAGATCCATACATAGCTGTATTGAAAAAATTTATAGAACTAGCTAGTAAGTATAATTTGCCGATTGTATTACACGCAGTTTATGAAGATGCTGACATTGTATGTGATTTGCTAGAGAAATATAAAGTTTCACGTGCACACTTCCATTGGTTTAAAGGAAGCGATGAAACAATGAAACGGATGATGAGAAATGGTTATTATATTTCGATTACACCGGATGTTTTACATAAGGAGAAGATTAGAAAAATCGTTTCGTATTATCCGCTTGAATATATGATGGTAGAAACAGATGGTCCGTGGGAATTTCAAGAAGATGTTATAACGCACCCAAGAATGATTCGAGAGGTATTAAAGGAAATTAGTTCTATAAAAAACATATCCATTGATAAGGTCGCAGAAACAATATATGAAAATACAAGTCGATTTTATTTGAAAGGATAG
- a CDS encoding DUF2334 domain-containing protein: MKKCLTLLFSILLLIPTYTSAQTSSKPKVLVLYSTQDDKFSNNVQILNTQLGHFTNDITVKNLKEATSINNVSSYTHIVYIGETKEAFSDETKQFLENFSGPVLVLGQNVEQLSKRFSFITLNSDDIRVNKIEYPDKKLKNTLEEERLIQSFDTNGTVLANALSSNNTNPLIVQHETSYYVATPNLFDWMSHYVGEMLFSYFSQKPTKNKVEAYLRLEDVHPAADINQLKEIAELLKEKKMPYMITVIPVYKDPDTGKIIHLKDKPELVNLLRSMQDDGAAIIMHGYTHQFYDSETGEGFEFWDVKTDQPIRQPKHEKPKTKDDFPNIESYNQYVKKGEEFEGKYTKDHIEKGIQELVDAKLYPVAFEAPHYTMSQKGYEILSRYFSTYVGQLQLNDTTWKSMHSPYYTSTPSFLHGMKLLPETVGFIEEDTPQTTAKMKERALSVSKLSDGVIGAFYHPYLGAKPLKEVLKDLESIPNIEWIDLQKEKNEVKMKDIHITTNKDGIHVEKPTSANDIIDYIKQYGFFLILGFVIIVFLLLLKRAKKLES, encoded by the coding sequence ATGAAAAAATGCCTAACACTCTTGTTCAGCATTTTACTACTCATCCCTACCTACACCTCTGCACAAACATCATCAAAACCAAAAGTACTTGTTTTGTATAGTACACAAGACGATAAATTTTCAAATAATGTCCAAATCCTTAATACTCAATTAGGACATTTTACAAATGATATAACCGTAAAAAACTTAAAAGAAGCAACTTCAATTAATAACGTATCCTCCTATACACATATTGTTTATATCGGTGAAACAAAAGAAGCGTTTTCTGATGAAACGAAACAATTTCTAGAAAACTTCTCCGGCCCTGTATTAGTATTAGGACAAAATGTTGAACAATTATCTAAGCGTTTTTCTTTCATTACTTTGAATAGTGATGATATACGAGTTAATAAAATTGAATATCCAGACAAGAAGCTAAAAAATACCTTAGAGGAGGAACGATTAATTCAATCATTTGATACGAATGGAACTGTGCTTGCTAACGCCTTAAGCTCAAATAACACTAACCCACTAATCGTTCAGCATGAAACATCTTATTATGTTGCAACACCTAACCTCTTTGACTGGATGTCTCATTACGTCGGTGAAATGTTATTTTCTTATTTCAGCCAAAAACCAACGAAAAATAAAGTTGAAGCTTATTTACGCCTTGAGGATGTTCACCCCGCAGCAGATATAAATCAATTGAAAGAAATTGCTGAATTACTAAAAGAGAAAAAGATGCCTTACATGATTACTGTTATTCCGGTATATAAAGATCCAGATACAGGAAAGATAATACATTTAAAAGATAAACCAGAACTAGTTAATCTTTTACGCTCTATGCAAGATGATGGTGCAGCAATTATTATGCATGGTTATACTCACCAATTTTATGACAGTGAAACAGGTGAAGGCTTTGAATTTTGGGATGTAAAAACAGATCAACCAATTCGCCAACCGAAGCATGAAAAACCGAAGACAAAAGATGACTTTCCAAATATAGAGTCATATAACCAATATGTAAAAAAAGGGGAAGAATTCGAGGGAAAATATACGAAAGATCATATCGAAAAAGGAATTCAAGAACTTGTAGATGCTAAACTATATCCTGTTGCCTTTGAAGCACCTCATTACACGATGTCTCAAAAAGGATATGAAATATTATCAAGGTACTTTTCAACTTATGTAGGACAGCTACAGTTAAATGATACAACTTGGAAATCCATGCACTCACCATATTATACAAGTACTCCATCATTTTTACATGGAATGAAACTATTGCCTGAAACAGTCGGATTTATTGAAGAAGATACGCCACAAACTACTGCTAAAATGAAAGAGCGTGCTCTATCTGTTTCTAAATTATCTGATGGAGTTATTGGTGCATTCTATCATCCTTACTTAGGTGCGAAACCATTAAAAGAAGTGTTAAAGGATCTAGAAAGTATTCCAAATATAGAATGGATTGATTTACAAAAGGAAAAGAATGAAGTAAAAATGAAAGATATTCATATTACGACGAATAAAGACGGCATTCACGTTGAAAAACCAACCAGTGCGAATGACATAATTGATTATATAAAGCAATATGGCTTCTTCCTTATACTGGGGTTCGTTATCATTGTCTTTCTTTTATTATTAAAACGTGCGAAAAAATTAGAATCCTAA
- a CDS encoding transglycosylase SLT domain-containing protein, translating to MKKFFVGFLVVLGVYLYFQGKSEGMDKLVNGTSYVDSEEAKQMKQIIIEEAKKVNLPEWIPLAIAEHESRLNPRSVGDNGTSFGLFQLHRGGGLAPEHLTDDELKDPRTNAQIAMPHLMKGYKRGVQKGLTDFALLKYIANTSGWPGNLGPEWTDNNMKYNIGLEDVYYRNKGVIKE from the coding sequence GTGAAGAAATTCTTTGTAGGATTTTTAGTTGTTCTTGGAGTATATTTATATTTCCAAGGAAAGTCTGAAGGAATGGATAAGCTAGTGAATGGAACAAGCTATGTTGATTCAGAAGAAGCAAAACAGATGAAACAAATCATTATAGAGGAAGCGAAGAAAGTAAATCTTCCAGAATGGATACCTCTTGCAATTGCCGAGCATGAAAGTCGATTAAATCCAAGAAGTGTTGGAGATAATGGAACTTCATTCGGATTGTTTCAACTACACCGCGGCGGCGGGCTTGCACCAGAGCATTTAACTGATGATGAGCTGAAAGATCCACGTACAAATGCGCAAATTGCAATGCCGCATTTAATGAAAGGATATAAGCGTGGGGTGCAAAAAGGTTTGACTGATTTTGCATTACTGAAATATATAGCGAATACATCTGGATGGCCAGGGAATTTAGGGCCAGAGTGGACGGATAATAACATGAAGTATAACATCGGATTAGAAGATGTGTACTATCGAAATAAAGGTGTAATAAAAGAGTAG
- a CDS encoding DUF4931 domain-containing protein, whose amino-acid sequence MDTQQLYFLNDIGKQKPESIRNRSAACPFCDKEQLTDILATDGSIIWLKNKFPTLQDTFQTVLIETDNCEDHIATYTEEHMRKLMQFSIQHWLHLQKNKEFASVILYKNHGPFSGGSLHHAHMQIIGMKYVDYLENIEEENFQGLIVQKNECIELNISERPIIGFTEFNIIIDNISYIDEMANYIQQTVRYILTDFHKGCSSYNLFFYYLNGKIICKVVPRFVVSPLYVGYKIPQVSTKLEDVKIQLAEYFTK is encoded by the coding sequence ATGGATACACAACAACTATATTTTTTAAACGATATCGGTAAACAAAAACCAGAAAGTATTCGGAATAGAAGCGCTGCATGTCCATTTTGCGATAAAGAACAATTAACGGATATTTTAGCAACTGATGGCTCTATTATTTGGTTAAAAAATAAATTTCCTACATTACAAGATACATTTCAAACAGTGTTAATCGAAACCGATAATTGCGAAGATCATATCGCAACATATACAGAAGAACATATGAGAAAATTAATGCAATTTTCTATTCAACATTGGTTACACTTACAGAAGAACAAGGAGTTCGCATCTGTGATTTTATATAAAAATCACGGTCCATTTTCAGGTGGAAGTTTGCATCATGCACACATGCAAATTATCGGAATGAAATATGTAGATTATCTTGAAAATATTGAAGAAGAAAATTTCCAAGGGTTAATTGTTCAAAAAAATGAATGCATTGAGCTTAATATTTCAGAGCGTCCCATTATTGGCTTCACTGAATTCAATATAATCATTGATAACATTTCATATATAGATGAAATGGCAAATTACATTCAGCAAACTGTACGTTACATACTGACAGATTTCCATAAAGGATGCAGTAGTTATAACTTATTCTTCTATTACTTAAATGGAAAAATCATTTGTAAAGTTGTTCCTAGGTTTGTCGTTTCACCGCTGTATGTAGGATATAAAATACCGCAAGTTTCTACAAAACTAGAAGACGTAAAAATACAACTAGCGGAGTATTTCACAAAATGA
- a CDS encoding RAxF-45 family protein: MKRSLAARAKFLDFIYFCRAIFHDVVVNGIRMPFFNNCIVTIER, encoded by the coding sequence ATGAAACGTTCTTTAGCTGCACGTGCCAAATTTTTAGATTTTATCTATTTTTGTCGTGCGATTTTTCATGATGTAGTTGTTAACGGGATACGTATGCCCTTTTTTAACAATTGCATAGTGACTATTGAACGATAG